In Geminocystis sp. NIES-3708, a single window of DNA contains:
- a CDS encoding tetratricopeptide repeat protein — protein MKKSLLLLLIPIVINTSILPIYASQLSQTSIALKNKSVESMTAEDYYRRGFTLYENEDYQKAIIDFTKAIELNSNDFSSYLYRGKSYYFLDQEEKAVIDLTQAIKLNSQNAETYYFRGESYFYLREYQNAIADFNQAIKLEADTSLPYISLGKVFNTIEEYQKAVDILNLALKINPESQFAYQLRGDAYLDLEKYQQAINDYTSALKISENPLTYHLRGIAYGYLDQYQKTLMDQNKAIELDPNKPDYYYIRGITYWTLEQNKNAIDDLEKATDLYKQLGNQQKLEQIQKLINEIRGNK, from the coding sequence ATGAAAAAATCATTGCTATTATTATTAATTCCTATAGTTATTAATACTTCTATTTTACCGATTTATGCTAGTCAATTATCTCAAACTTCAATTGCATTGAAGAATAAATCAGTTGAATCTATGACAGCAGAAGATTATTATCGGAGAGGATTTACTCTTTATGAAAATGAAGATTATCAAAAAGCTATTATTGACTTCACGAAAGCCATTGAATTAAACTCAAATGATTTTTCTAGTTATCTTTATCGAGGCAAATCTTATTATTTTTTAGATCAAGAAGAAAAAGCTGTTATAGATTTAACACAAGCAATAAAACTAAACTCTCAGAATGCAGAAACCTATTATTTTAGAGGAGAAAGTTATTTTTATCTTAGAGAATATCAAAATGCTATTGCTGACTTTAATCAAGCCATAAAATTAGAAGCCGATACCAGTCTTCCTTATATAAGTTTAGGGAAAGTTTTTAATACTATTGAAGAATATCAAAAAGCTGTAGATATTTTAAATTTAGCTTTAAAAATTAACCCTGAATCTCAGTTTGCTTATCAATTAAGGGGAGATGCTTATCTTGATTTAGAAAAATATCAACAAGCCATTAACGATTATACTTCTGCCCTAAAAATATCAGAAAATCCTCTTACTTATCACCTAAGAGGCATTGCTTATGGATATTTAGATCAATATCAAAAAACTTTAATGGATCAAAATAAAGCTATTGAATTAGATCCTAATAAGCCAGATTACTATTATATCAGAGGTATAACTTATTGGACTTTAGAACAAAATAAAAATGCTATTGATGATTTAGAAAAAGCAACGGATTTATATAAACAATTAGGAAACCAACAAAAATTAGAACAAATTCAAAAACTTATTAATGAAATTCGAGGGAATAAGTAA
- the psbP gene encoding photosystem II reaction center PsbP produces MLKSIISLILIIFTITLTSCTSALSGLQGYVDNIDGYQFLYPNGWMSVDVKNASEGLDVVYKDFLEPSENLSVIVSKIDSNKNLADLGTPTDVGYRFMKMVNQDSSNQREAELISAEKREQNLQDYYLLEYKVKLSDNQYRHNLASVATKNGKLYTFNISTTESRWQNVEDLFKTVTKSFSLS; encoded by the coding sequence ATGTTAAAATCGATAATCTCGCTTATACTGATTATTTTTACCATTACCTTGACTTCTTGTACTTCTGCACTGAGTGGTTTACAAGGATACGTTGACAATATTGACGGTTATCAATTTCTATATCCTAATGGTTGGATGTCAGTAGATGTGAAAAATGCTAGTGAAGGGTTAGATGTAGTTTATAAAGATTTTCTTGAACCTAGTGAAAATTTAAGTGTAATTGTTAGTAAAATTGACTCTAATAAAAACTTAGCAGATTTAGGGACTCCCACGGATGTTGGTTATAGATTTATGAAAATGGTTAACCAAGATTCCAGTAATCAAAGAGAAGCAGAATTAATCTCTGCAGAAAAAAGAGAACAAAATTTACAAGATTATTACTTATTAGAATATAAAGTGAAATTATCTGATAATCAATACCGTCATAATTTGGCGAGTGTTGCTACCAAAAATGGTAAACTATATACTTTTAATATTTCGACGACAGAATCTCGTTGGCAAAATGTGGAAGACTTATTTAAAACTGTAACTAAATCTTTCAGCCTCTCTTAA
- a CDS encoding nucleoside triphosphate pyrophosphatase, whose translation MTKFVLASASPARLKLLKMIGIEAIVYHSNYDESLINLTDVVDLVNTLASKKAETVAPIFPSTLVLGCDSVLQVDGEIFGKPENQDIAIARWQKMRGKMGKLYTGHALINTDTQAKVINCGITEVYFANIDDSLIKAYVATEEPLKCAGSFALEGKGGVFVDKIVGCHSNVIGLSLPLLRKMLRDLNFEVTDFW comes from the coding sequence ATGACTAAATTTGTTCTTGCGTCTGCTTCTCCTGCTCGTTTAAAACTATTAAAAATGATTGGTATCGAAGCCATTGTTTACCATAGTAATTATGACGAATCCTTAATAAATTTAACTGATGTTGTCGATTTAGTCAATACTTTAGCATCGAAAAAAGCGGAAACTGTAGCCCCTATTTTTCCCTCTACTTTAGTTTTGGGATGTGATTCGGTTTTACAAGTCGATGGTGAAATTTTTGGTAAACCTGAAAATCAAGATATTGCGATCGCACGTTGGCAAAAAATGCGGGGAAAAATGGGGAAACTATATACAGGTCATGCTTTAATTAACACTGACACTCAAGCAAAAGTTATTAATTGTGGCATTACAGAAGTGTATTTTGCGAATATTGATGACTCTCTAATTAAAGCCTATGTAGCCACAGAAGAACCATTGAAGTGTGCTGGTAGTTTTGCTTTGGAAGGAAAAGGAGGGGTTTTTGTGGATAAAATCGTTGGTTGTCACAGTAATGTAATTGGGTTAAGTTTACCATTATTAAGAAAAATGTTAAGAGATT